GAAGCTTGCGGGTGCCTCGCCGTTGCGCCTGCGGCGGGCGGGTCCGCTGCGCGGGGCTGTCGGGGTGCGGTGACGGACCTCCGCGGGTGGGGGTGTCCGGACTGCTTCGCTTTACGTCCGGACACCCCCACCCGCTCCGGCCCGTCCCCTCCCGTTGGGGGAGGGAAGAAACCTTGGTGGGAGTGCACGCCGGTGGTCCCCTGCTCCTCGCGAAGCAGGAGTGAAATCACCGCCTACGGACGCCCGCCCCCACCTACCTGTACTCACTCCTCCCACGGGAGGGGACGGGCCGGAGGGGCCTGGTGTGTGGACGTAAAGCGAAGCAGTCCACACACCAGGCCCCGGAGGTCCGTCACCGCACCCACAAACCACCCAGCCCGCCGCAGGCGCCACGGCGAGCAACCACCACGGCGGGAAAGCCGAAAACGCGGGGCCAAAGGCAAAGCGCAGCGGAACGTTCTCCGGCAGGAAAGATCCCTTTGGCTCCCTCCACGCACGGCGCGCCGACAACAGCCGTATGCGTGTCGTCCTCGTCACCGAATCCTTCCCGCCCGATGTCAACGGCGTCTCCCACTGCGCCCTGCAAACCGCCCGGCACCTCGTCCGGCGCGGCCACGATCCGCTGGTCATCGCGCCGCTCGGGGGTGCTTCGGCGGATGCGGGTACGGACGAGAGTCCCTGCCCCGTCGTCCGGGTGCCCTCCATGCCGCTGCCCGGCTATCCGCAGGTGCGGATCGCGCTCCCCGGGCGCCGGCTGTCCGCGGCGCTCGACGGGCACCGCCCCGACCTGGTGCACCTGGCCAGCCCCTTCGTCCTGGGGGCCCGCGGGATGGCGGCCGCCGCCCGCCGTCAGGTGCCCGCGATCGCCGTCTACCAGACCGATCTGGGCCGCTATGCCCGCACCTATCTCGGCGGTGGCGCGGCGACGGCCTGGCGGCGCATCCGGGCGGTGCACGCGGCCGCCGACCGCACCCTGGCGCCCTCCAGCGCGGCGCTGCTGGATCTGACCGAGAACGGGGTGCCACGGGTCCACCTGTGGCCGCGCGGTGTCGACTCCGAGCGGTTCCACCCCGGGCGGCGCGACGCGGTGCTGCGCAGCTCACTGACCGCGGGACGGGAGCTGCTGGTGGGGTACGTGGGGCGGCTCGCGCCGGAGAAGGACGTCCGGATGCTGGCCGAGACCTCGCGGCTGCCGGGCGTACGCACCGTCGTCATCGGCGAGGGTCCCAGCGCCGCCGGGCTGCGCACCGCGCTGCCGGAGGCCCGCTTCCTCGGCCGCCGCACCGGAGACGAACTCGCACGTCTCTACGCGTCGTTGGATGTCTTTGTGCATACCGGGCCGTACGAGACGTTCTGCCAGACCGTGCAGGAGGCGATGGCCTCCGGTGTGCCGGTGGTGGCGCCGCGGGCGGGCGGTCCGATGGACCTGGTGGACCACGGCCGTACGGGGCTGCTGGTGACGCCCGGCGACGGCGGCGCGTTCCGGGACGCGGTGCGCTTCCTCGCGGACAGCGCCGAGGTGCGCGAACGGTTCGGTGCCGCGGCCCGGGGGGCCGTCGCGGACCGCACCTGGGAGGCGGTCGGTGACCAGCTCCTGGGGCACTACGAGGCCGTGCTCAGCGACCGGACGGCGGTGGCGGCATGACCGCGCGGCGCGGCACCGGGGCGGGTCTGCGGATCGTCCGGATCGCCAACTTCGTCACCCCGGCCTCCGGCGGGCTGCGCACCGCGCTGCGTGAGCTCGGCGCGGGCTACCGGGCCGCCGGGCACGAGCCGGTGCTCATCGTCCCCGGCCCGCCAGGGGCGGACGGGACGGCCGGACTCCGCGACGAACTCACCGGGCAGGGACGGGTGATCACCGTGCCGGGGCCCGAGCTGCCGGGCAGCGGCGGCTACCGCGTGCTGACCGACCGCCGCCGGCTGGAGCGGCTGCTGCACTCGCTGGCCCCCGACCGGCTGGAGGTCTCCGACCGTACGACGCTGCGCTGGACGGGGGAGTGGGCGCGCCGGGCGCGGGTGCCCGCGGTGATGGTCTCCCACGAGAGTGTGGACGGGGTGCTGCGTACCTGGGGTGTGCCGCAGCCGCTCGCCCGCGCCGCCGCGGACCGGCTCAACCGCCGTACGGCGCACGCCTACAGCCGGGTCGTGTGCACCACCGAGTGGGCGGCGGCCGAGTTCCTCCGGGCCGGTGCGCGCAATGTGGTGCGCGCACCGCTCGGTGTCGATCTCGCGGCCTGGCACCCGGACTGCCGCAGCGCCGCGCTGCGGCGGCACTGCGCGGGCCGGGCGGAGTTCCTGCTGCTGCTCTGCTCCCGGCTGTCGCAGGAGAAGCGGCCGGGCCGGGCCCTGGACGCGCTGGCGGAGCTGCGGCGGCGCGGGGTCGACGCGGCGCTGGTGGTGGCCGGTGACGGGCCGCTGCGGGCACGGCTGGAGGCCCGGGTGCGGGCCGAGCGGCTGCCCGTGGCGTTCCTCGGCCATCTCGCCGACCGCTCCCGGCTCGCCGCGCTGCAGGCCGGCGCCGATCTCGCGCTGGCACCCGGCCCGGCCGAGACCTTCGGGCTGGCCGCCCTGGAGGCGCTCGCCTGTGGCACACCGGTGGTCGCCAGCGCGGCGTCGGCGCTGGCGGGTCTGGTCGGCAGCGGCGGGGACACGGCGCTCGACGACGGGCCGTCCTTCGCCGATGCGGTCCAGCGGGTCCTGGCCCGGCCGGAGCCCGCCCGGCGCGCCGCCGCCCGACGGCGTGCCGAGGGTTACGGCTGGCAGCCCGCCGTCGACGCCTTTCTGGCGGCGCACGACGCGCCCGCACCGGTCGGCAGGCCGGTCGCCGCGGCCGCGCCGCATCCGGCCGGCCCGTTGGGCGGGTGGTGACGGTGGGCTCCGAGGGGGCGGTGATACCGGCGCAGGCGCCGGACGGGGGGCGGTCCGCGGCCCCGGACTGCTTTGTCGCGCTCGGTGATTCCCTGACCGAGGGGCTCGGCGACCCGGTACCGGGCGGTGGCTGGCGCGGCTGGGCCGCCCTGCTGGCCGAGGCGCTGGGCGAACGGCCCGGGAGCGTCCCGCTGGTGAATCTGGCGCGGAGCGGGGCGCAGGCCGCCGATGTCGCCGAACGGCAGCTGCCCGCGGCACGGGCGCTCGGCCCGCGCTTCGCCTCGCTGCTCGTGGGGGCGAACGACACCCTGCGCGCCGCCTTCGCCATCGAGCGGATCGCGGCCGCGCTGGACCGGGCGCACGGCGCGCTGAGTGCCGACGGGGCCGTGGTGCTGACGGCATGTCTGCCCGATCCGGGCCGGATGCTGGGGCTGCCCGCGCCGCTGGCCCGTCCGCTGGGGCGCCGGATGCGTGCCGTGAACACCGTCGTCCATGCGGTGTCCGCCCGCTACGGGGGCGTGCATCTGCACCTCGCCGACCACGCCTGGGTCGCCGACCGGGCCTCCTGGAGCGTGGACCGGCTGCACCCCAGCGAGCACGGCCACCGGCTGCTGGCCCGCGGCTTCCACACGGCGCTCGCCGCCACCGGCCTGCCCGTCGGACCGCCGCCCGCGCTCACCCTCGACGGGCCGCCGCCGACCCGCGCCGGCTCCGTGCTGTGGATGGCGACCCGGGGGACCCGCTGGGTCGCCGACCGGTGTACGGACCTGCTGCCCGGGCTGGTCGGTCTCGCGCTCCAGGAGTGCCGGCACGGTCTGGCCGGCTCCGGGCGTCTGCTGGACGCCGCGGCCGACCGCGCCACCCGCTCCGCGCTCGCCGCGCTGGGCCGGACGGACGGCGCGGGGACCGGCAAAGACCCCTCGATGACGAAGGGCGCTGCGACAATGGCGGGATGACCGGACGCTGGGAGTTCTGGATCGACCGGGGTGGCACGTTCACGGACGTCGTCGGCCGGCGGCCGGACGGGCGGCTGGTCACCACCAAGCTGCTCTCGCACCATCCGGAGCGCTACCGGGACGCCGCGGTGGCCGGTGTCCGGATGATGCTGGGGCTCGGCCCGGACGAACCGGTGCCCGCCGAGAAGGTGTCCGTCGTCAAGATGGGGACCACCGTCGCCACCAACGCCCTGCTGGAGCGCAAGGGCGAACCGACGGTACTGCTGATCACCGAAGGCTTCCGGGACGCCCTGCGGATCGCCTACCAGAACCGGCCGCGGATCTTCGACCGGCGGATCGTGCTGCCCGAGGCGCTCTACGACCGGGTGATCGAGGTACCGGAGCGGATCGGCGCACAGGGCGAGCTGGTCCGGCCGCTGGACGTGGACGAGGTCCGCCGGGCGCTGGTCCGGGCCCGCGCGGACGGTCTGCGCAGCGCCGCCGTCGTCCTGCTGCACGGCTACCGCCACGCCGAGCACGAGCAGGCCGTCGCCGAGCTGGCCCGGCGCGCCGGCTTCGCCCAGGTCAGCTGCTCGCACGAGGTCAGCCCGCTGATGAAGCTGGTGCCGCGCGGCGACACCACCGTCGTCGACGCCTACCTCTCCCCGATCCTGGGCCGCTATGTCGACGAGATCGCCGCCCAACTCCCCGGCATCCGGCTGATGTTCATGCAGTCCAACGGCGGGCTGCGGCAGGCCGCGCACTTCCGCGGGAAGGACGCGGTGCTGTCCGGGCCCGCAGGCGGCGTCGTCGGGATGGTCCGTACGGCCGCCGAGGCCGGCGGCGGCCACGACCGGGTCATCGGCTTCGACATGGGCGGCACCTCCACCGATGTGTCGCACTACGCCGGCGAGTTCGAGCGGGTCTTCGGCAACGAGGTCGCGGGCGTACGGATGCGCGCCCCCATGATGAACATCCACACCGTCGCGGCCGGCGGCGGCTCGGTGCTCCACTTCGACGGCCGCCGCTACCGGGTCGGTCCCGACTCGGCCGGCGCGGACCCGGGACCGGCCTGCTACCGGCGCGGCGGCCCGCTCACCGTCACCGACGCCAATGTGATGCTCGGCCGCATCCAGCCCGCGCACTTCCCGGCGGTGTTCGGCCCGGACGGTGACCAGCCGCTGGACGCCGAGGCGGTCCGCGCCCGCTTCGCGGAACTGGCCGAGCGGGCCGCCGCCGAGGCCGGGGACGACCGCGGACCCGAGGAGGTCGCGGCCGGGTTCCTCGACATCGCGGTGCTCAACATGGCCAACGCCGTCAAGAAGATCTCCGTCCAGCGCGGCCATGACATCACCCGCTACGCCCTCACCAGCTTCGGCGGAGCCGGCGGCCAGCACGCCTGCGCGGTCGCCGACGCGCTGGGCATCGACACGGTGCTCGTCCCGCCGCTGGCCGGGGTGCTCTCCGCGTACGGCATCGGGGTCGCCGACGCCACCGCGATGCGCGAGCAGGCCGTCGAGGCGGAGTTCACGGACCCCGCGGCCCTGCGCCGCGTCCAGGAGGTGTGCGACTCCCTCGCCGCGCAGACCCGACGCGAACTCCACGACGACGGGGTGCCGGACGCCTCGGTCACCACCCGCGCCCGGGTGCTGATCCGCTACGCCGGGACCGACTCCACGATCGGCGTCCCGCTGGCCGACGCCGACACCATGGCCGCGGAGTTCGTCCGGGCGCACCGCGAGCGCTACGCCTTCACCATGGACAAACCGCTGGTGGCCGAGGCGGTGTCGGTCGAGGCGCTGGGAGCGCCCGGCGGTGCCGGGGAGCATGAGACGCAACCCGGCGACAGGGAAGGGGAGTTGACGCCCGCCGCGACGATCCGGATGTACACCGGCGGCCGCTGGCAGGACACCGGCCTCTACCGGCGCACCGACCTGCGCCCCGGCGACACCCTCACCGGCCCGGCCGTCATCGCCGAGGAGGACGCGACCACGGTCCTCGACCCGGACTGGCAGGCGGCCATGGGCGACCGCGGACACCTCACACTGACCCGGACCCGGGCGCGCACCGACCGGGTCGCGGTCGGCACGGCGGCCGACCCGGTGATGCTGGAGGTCTTCAACAGTCTCTTCATGGCCATCGCCGAGCAGATGGGCGTCCGCCTGGAGAACACCGCACACTCCGTCAACATCAAGGAACGCCTCGACTTCTCCTGCGCCCTCTTCGACGCCGACGGCAATCTGATCGCCAACGCCCCGCACATCCCCGTGCACCTGGGCTCGATGGGGGAGTCCATCAAGGAGGTGCTCAGGCGCCGCGGCGACGAGATGCGGCCCGGCGATGTGTACGCGATCAACGATCCGTACCACGGGGGCACCCACCTCCCCGACGTCACCGTGGTCACCCCCGTCTTCGACACCGACGGGGACACCCTGCTGTTCCTGGTGGCCTCCCGCGGACACCACGCCGAGATCGGCGGCATCACCCCGGGCTCGATGCCCGCCTTCAGCAGCACCATCCAGGAGGAGGGCATCCTCTTCGACAACTGGCTGCTGGTGCGCGACGGCGAACTGCGCGAGGACGCGACCCGCGAACTGCTCGCCGCCGGCCCCTACCCCTCCCGCGCACCGGACGCCAACCTCGCCGATCTGCGGGCCCAGATCGCCGCCAACGAGAAGGGCATCCAGGAACTGAGGCGGATGACCGAGCAGTTCGGGTTGGACGTCGTCCAGGCCTATATGGGCCACGTCCAGGACAACGCCGAGGAATCGGTCCGGCGGATCATCGCCCGGCTGTCGGACGGCAGCTACCGCTACGACACCGACAGCGGGGCCGAGATCCATGTCGCGCTGACCGTCGACCGCGCCGCCCGCAGCGCCGTACTGGACTTCGCCGGCACCTCACCCCAGCAGCCCGGCAACGCGAACGCGCCCAGCTCGGTGGTGATGGCGGCCGTCCTGTACGTCTTCCGCACCCTGGTCGCCGACGACATCCCGCTCAACAGCGGCTGCCTCAAGCCCGTACAGGTCCGCATCCCGGAGGGCTCGATGCTCGCCCCCGTCTTTCCGGCGGCCACCGTCGCGGGCAATGTGGAGACCTCCCAGGCGGTCACCGGTGCGCTCTACGCCGCGCTCGGCGTCCAGGCCGAGGGCTCGGGCACCATGAACAACCTCACCTTCGGCAATGACCGGGTGCAGTACTACGAGACCGTCGCCAGCGGTTCGGGCGCCGGCGACGGCTTCGACGGCGCGGATGCCGTACAGACCCATATGACCAACTCCCGGCTGACCGACCCCGAAGTGCTGGAGTGGCGCTACCCCGTCCGCGTCGACAGCTTCGCCATCCGCTCCGGCAGCGGCGGTACGGGCCGCTGGCACGGCGGCTGCGGTGTCGAGCGCCGGCTGCGCTTCCTGGAGCCGATGACCATCGCCCTGCTGACCAACCACCGCCGGGTCGCGCCGTACGGCATGGCGGGCGGCGCCCCGGGTGCGCTGGGCGTCAACTCCATCGAGCGGGCGGACGGTACACACGAGACCCTGGCGGGCTGTGACGCGGCGGACGTCGGCGTGGACGATGTGCTGGTGCTGCGCACACCGGGCGGCGGGGGGTACGGGGTGCCGGCGGGCGGCTGACGGCCCCGGGGCACAGGGGCGCGGGGAACTGCGCGACCGGCCACGACGCAGCCGCAGCCGCATCACGGCACTTCTCGGCACGCCCCGCGGAGCGCTCAGCGCATGCGGAAAAAGCGGACCGGTGTCCCCGGTACCGCCTGGGCCGCCGGGGCCAGACAGCGCTCGGGGACGACACCGATGACCGGGTAGCCGCCGGTCGTGGGGTGGTCGTGGAGGAAGAGGACCGGCAGGCCGTTGGGCGGGACCTGGAGGGCGCCCAGGGGCATGCCCTCGCTGGGGAGTTCGCCGCTGCGGGCGCGCTCCAGGGGTGGCCCTTCGGTGCGCAGACCGATGCGGTTGCTGGCGGGGGAGACCCGGAAGCGGCCGGTGGTGAGGGTGTGCAGACCGGAGTCGGTGAACCAGGCGTCGCGCGGGCCGGGCAGGAACGGAAGGACCAGCTCCGGCACCGGGCCATGATGCGGGACGGCATCGGCGCCGGCCGGCGGGCCGTGCGGGTCGCCCAGCGGGAGGACCGCGCCGTCGGTGAGCGGGTCCGGGCCCAGGCCGGAGAGCAGATCGGCGGCGCGGCTGCCGAGGACCGGTTCGGTGTCGATACCGCCGGCGAAGGCGAGATACGAGCGCAGACCGTGGGTGGCGGGTCCCGCGTCCAGGACGGCGCCCGCCGGGACACGGACCGGGGCGCCCCAGGGGGCGGGGCGGCCGTCGACGGTCACCGGGCAGGGGGCGCCGGTGACGGCGACGGTGGTGGCCGTACGCACCCGCAGGGCGCAGCCGGTGAGCGTCGTCTCCAGGGTGGCGGCGGACGCGGGGTTGCCCACCAGACGGTTGGCGAGCTGGTGGGCGGGTGCGTCGAGGGCGCCGGCCCGTGGCACACCGAGGTGGGCATGGCCGGGCCTGCCGAGGTCCTGGACGGTGGTGAGCGCACCGGCCCGGACGACCGAGAAGGCGCGGTCGGTCATCAGGCGGTCTCCTGCGGGACGAAGCGGACGCGGGTGCCGGGTGCGAGCAGCGCCGCCGGTTCACGGCGCGGGTCCCACAGCACGGTGCCGGTGGTGCCGATCAGCTGCCAGCCGCCGGGGGAGGAGCGCGGATAGACA
This genomic stretch from Streptomyces nigrescens harbors:
- a CDS encoding glycosyltransferase family 4 protein, whose amino-acid sequence is MRVVLVTESFPPDVNGVSHCALQTARHLVRRGHDPLVIAPLGGASADAGTDESPCPVVRVPSMPLPGYPQVRIALPGRRLSAALDGHRPDLVHLASPFVLGARGMAAAARRQVPAIAVYQTDLGRYARTYLGGGAATAWRRIRAVHAAADRTLAPSSAALLDLTENGVPRVHLWPRGVDSERFHPGRRDAVLRSSLTAGRELLVGYVGRLAPEKDVRMLAETSRLPGVRTVVIGEGPSAAGLRTALPEARFLGRRTGDELARLYASLDVFVHTGPYETFCQTVQEAMASGVPVVAPRAGGPMDLVDHGRTGLLVTPGDGGAFRDAVRFLADSAEVRERFGAAARGAVADRTWEAVGDQLLGHYEAVLSDRTAVAA
- a CDS encoding glycosyltransferase encodes the protein MTARRGTGAGLRIVRIANFVTPASGGLRTALRELGAGYRAAGHEPVLIVPGPPGADGTAGLRDELTGQGRVITVPGPELPGSGGYRVLTDRRRLERLLHSLAPDRLEVSDRTTLRWTGEWARRARVPAVMVSHESVDGVLRTWGVPQPLARAAADRLNRRTAHAYSRVVCTTEWAAAEFLRAGARNVVRAPLGVDLAAWHPDCRSAALRRHCAGRAEFLLLLCSRLSQEKRPGRALDALAELRRRGVDAALVVAGDGPLRARLEARVRAERLPVAFLGHLADRSRLAALQAGADLALAPGPAETFGLAALEALACGTPVVASAASALAGLVGSGGDTALDDGPSFADAVQRVLARPEPARRAAARRRAEGYGWQPAVDAFLAAHDAPAPVGRPVAAAAPHPAGPLGGW
- a CDS encoding SGNH/GDSL hydrolase family protein — translated: MPAQAPDGGRSAAPDCFVALGDSLTEGLGDPVPGGGWRGWAALLAEALGERPGSVPLVNLARSGAQAADVAERQLPAARALGPRFASLLVGANDTLRAAFAIERIAAALDRAHGALSADGAVVLTACLPDPGRMLGLPAPLARPLGRRMRAVNTVVHAVSARYGGVHLHLADHAWVADRASWSVDRLHPSEHGHRLLARGFHTALAATGLPVGPPPALTLDGPPPTRAGSVLWMATRGTRWVADRCTDLLPGLVGLALQECRHGLAGSGRLLDAAADRATRSALAALGRTDGAGTGKDPSMTKGAATMAG
- a CDS encoding hydantoinase B/oxoprolinase family protein, producing the protein MTGRWEFWIDRGGTFTDVVGRRPDGRLVTTKLLSHHPERYRDAAVAGVRMMLGLGPDEPVPAEKVSVVKMGTTVATNALLERKGEPTVLLITEGFRDALRIAYQNRPRIFDRRIVLPEALYDRVIEVPERIGAQGELVRPLDVDEVRRALVRARADGLRSAAVVLLHGYRHAEHEQAVAELARRAGFAQVSCSHEVSPLMKLVPRGDTTVVDAYLSPILGRYVDEIAAQLPGIRLMFMQSNGGLRQAAHFRGKDAVLSGPAGGVVGMVRTAAEAGGGHDRVIGFDMGGTSTDVSHYAGEFERVFGNEVAGVRMRAPMMNIHTVAAGGGSVLHFDGRRYRVGPDSAGADPGPACYRRGGPLTVTDANVMLGRIQPAHFPAVFGPDGDQPLDAEAVRARFAELAERAAAEAGDDRGPEEVAAGFLDIAVLNMANAVKKISVQRGHDITRYALTSFGGAGGQHACAVADALGIDTVLVPPLAGVLSAYGIGVADATAMREQAVEAEFTDPAALRRVQEVCDSLAAQTRRELHDDGVPDASVTTRARVLIRYAGTDSTIGVPLADADTMAAEFVRAHRERYAFTMDKPLVAEAVSVEALGAPGGAGEHETQPGDREGELTPAATIRMYTGGRWQDTGLYRRTDLRPGDTLTGPAVIAEEDATTVLDPDWQAAMGDRGHLTLTRTRARTDRVAVGTAADPVMLEVFNSLFMAIAEQMGVRLENTAHSVNIKERLDFSCALFDADGNLIANAPHIPVHLGSMGESIKEVLRRRGDEMRPGDVYAINDPYHGGTHLPDVTVVTPVFDTDGDTLLFLVASRGHHAEIGGITPGSMPAFSSTIQEEGILFDNWLLVRDGELREDATRELLAAGPYPSRAPDANLADLRAQIAANEKGIQELRRMTEQFGLDVVQAYMGHVQDNAEESVRRIIARLSDGSYRYDTDSGAEIHVALTVDRAARSAVLDFAGTSPQQPGNANAPSSVVMAAVLYVFRTLVADDIPLNSGCLKPVQVRIPEGSMLAPVFPAATVAGNVETSQAVTGALYAALGVQAEGSGTMNNLTFGNDRVQYYETVASGSGAGDGFDGADAVQTHMTNSRLTDPEVLEWRYPVRVDSFAIRSGSGGTGRWHGGCGVERRLRFLEPMTIALLTNHRRVAPYGMAGGAPGALGVNSIERADGTHETLAGCDAADVGVDDVLVLRTPGGGGYGVPAGG
- a CDS encoding biotin-dependent carboxyltransferase family protein, yielding MTDRAFSVVRAGALTTVQDLGRPGHAHLGVPRAGALDAPAHQLANRLVGNPASAATLETTLTGCALRVRTATTVAVTGAPCPVTVDGRPAPWGAPVRVPAGAVLDAGPATHGLRSYLAFAGGIDTEPVLGSRAADLLSGLGPDPLTDGAVLPLGDPHGPPAGADAVPHHGPVPELVLPFLPGPRDAWFTDSGLHTLTTGRFRVSPASNRIGLRTEGPPLERARSGELPSEGMPLGALQVPPNGLPVLFLHDHPTTGGYPVIGVVPERCLAPAAQAVPGTPVRFFRMR